In Halostella litorea, a single window of DNA contains:
- a CDS encoding glycosyltransferase family 39 protein codes for MSSTLVNPSVTLPLIWSALLFLLITNIGTRYGYRLEGMVGGGLTAALLFAVNAYFAQPIDPEWHALLAFQLSTVVAAALVAVFVYKLTARMYDDRVGVFAGLSTALATPVGFWATIPKRHSFSALFVVATLYCFYRSRDAPNVCEATKFRALSYVPVGLATWLHAPEGLILFVALGTVDVLTARSNDPRHLAVVGVVFFVSLLPLFITNALISGNPFEPPRALPQFDGNTSALAGGGGSAGAANGTAGGSSGNGGGGITLAPLVAIAAAAGEKAVVFVEYMSGSVGALLDPGRLFGVVVRSGHGLGLHRYGTQSVNLSIVESMPLAGILFVGPAVLYRRIRARSGREWNSVVRSVRRDPKRATDLLAVVYLSLLVVMYVPRLPIHVSFTVRYLHPLYPLCVYFLARLSVVRNLVRTQGRLLAASYAGFVVVGGTLFALVVTATTGEVGEAVQLHARVAITAAALVLYWSVLSTFYDGYERLGAVLVGFAGAVTTTYLFLSAFLYFQYSSRFALPMSRLVADWLTL; via the coding sequence GTGAGTTCGACACTGGTCAACCCGTCGGTGACGCTCCCGTTGATCTGGTCGGCCCTGCTGTTCCTCCTCATTACCAATATCGGGACGCGATACGGCTACCGACTGGAAGGGATGGTCGGCGGGGGACTGACCGCAGCTCTCCTGTTTGCCGTCAACGCGTACTTCGCACAACCGATCGATCCGGAGTGGCACGCGTTGCTGGCGTTCCAACTCTCGACTGTAGTCGCCGCCGCGCTCGTCGCGGTGTTCGTCTACAAACTCACCGCACGAATGTACGACGACCGTGTCGGCGTGTTCGCCGGCCTCTCCACGGCTCTCGCCACGCCCGTTGGCTTCTGGGCGACGATCCCCAAACGCCACAGCTTCTCGGCGCTGTTCGTCGTCGCGACGCTGTACTGCTTCTACCGGAGCCGGGACGCACCGAACGTCTGTGAAGCGACGAAATTCCGGGCGCTCTCGTACGTTCCTGTCGGTCTCGCGACGTGGCTCCACGCTCCGGAAGGACTCATATTGTTCGTCGCACTCGGAACCGTCGACGTGCTCACCGCGCGTTCGAACGATCCGCGACACCTCGCGGTGGTCGGCGTCGTCTTCTTCGTTTCCCTGCTCCCGCTTTTCATCACTAACGCCCTGATCTCGGGGAACCCGTTTGAACCACCGCGAGCCCTCCCGCAGTTCGACGGGAACACGTCCGCGCTCGCTGGCGGGGGTGGATCGGCCGGTGCGGCGAACGGGACAGCCGGGGGAAGCAGCGGAAACGGCGGGGGCGGGATCACGCTTGCACCACTCGTCGCCATCGCGGCGGCCGCCGGTGAGAAAGCCGTCGTCTTCGTCGAGTACATGTCCGGAAGCGTCGGGGCGCTACTGGACCCCGGCCGGCTCTTCGGCGTGGTCGTCCGGAGCGGCCACGGTCTCGGACTCCACCGCTACGGCACGCAGTCGGTCAACCTCTCGATCGTGGAGTCGATGCCGTTGGCGGGAATCCTCTTCGTCGGTCCGGCCGTCCTGTATCGACGGATCCGGGCCCGAAGCGGACGTGAGTGGAACTCCGTTGTTCGGTCCGTCCGGCGGGATCCGAAACGCGCGACGGACCTGCTGGCGGTCGTCTACCTCTCACTGCTGGTCGTGATGTACGTGCCGCGGCTCCCGATCCACGTGTCGTTCACGGTCCGGTATCTCCACCCGCTGTATCCCCTCTGTGTCTACTTCCTTGCGCGACTCAGCGTCGTTCGGAACCTCGTCCGGACGCAGGGGCGCTTGCTCGCTGCGAGTTACGCCGGGTTCGTCGTCGTCGGCGGAACGCTTTTCGCGCTCGTCGTCACCGCGACGACGGGAGAAGTCGGCGAGGCGGTCCAGCTCCACGCCCGCGTGGCAATCACCGCGGCCGCGCTCGTGCTCTACTGGAGCGTGCTTTCGACGTTCTACGACGGGTACGAACGGCTCGGTGCCGTTCTGGTCGGGTTCGCCGGCGCGGTAACGACGACGTATCTCTTCCTGTCGGCGTTCCTCTACTTCCAGTACTCGTCGCGGTTCGCGCTTCCGATGTCGCGACTCGTCGCCGACTGGTTGACGCTCTGA
- a CDS encoding Gfo/Idh/MocA family protein, whose amino-acid sequence MTESSAPRVGIVGLGNIGQYHVDRLRELGANVVGGMDIDATARSHFTDTYGIAAYDDHEDLFDVAEAVIVTTPNKYHEQYATDALAAGLDVLLEKPLAHSVESAERIAAAAERADGFCMAGFNNRYANPVEAIKGHQAEGRFGDVRHVEANYIRRRGIPGRGSWFTSKEVAGGGALIDIGVHAIDLALYFLDFPEVVEVTGQTRAQFGDRDKYSFIEMWGEDIGPEGFDVDDSASAFIRCADGSTVSLEVAWATNRESSQDFVLRGTEAGAKFDKSTGDLTVYESSDVGTDQLTDAEVETRPNDAHKSEQEAFLSAVERGEAPERNTMEQALTVQRVIDGIYRSSERGEAVSLRSVEGPDAQVE is encoded by the coding sequence ATGACGGAGAGTTCCGCTCCACGGGTGGGGATCGTCGGTCTCGGCAACATCGGGCAGTACCACGTCGACCGGCTCCGCGAACTCGGCGCGAACGTCGTCGGCGGGATGGACATCGACGCGACGGCGCGGTCCCACTTCACCGACACGTACGGGATCGCCGCCTACGACGACCACGAGGACCTGTTCGACGTGGCCGAGGCCGTCATCGTCACGACGCCGAACAAGTACCACGAGCAGTACGCGACCGACGCGCTCGCGGCGGGGCTGGACGTGTTGCTGGAGAAGCCACTCGCCCACTCCGTCGAGAGCGCCGAGCGCATCGCCGCCGCCGCCGAGCGGGCCGACGGGTTCTGCATGGCCGGGTTCAACAACCGCTACGCGAACCCCGTCGAGGCGATCAAGGGCCACCAGGCCGAGGGCCGGTTCGGCGACGTTCGCCACGTCGAGGCGAACTACATCCGCCGACGGGGGATCCCCGGCCGCGGGTCGTGGTTCACGTCGAAGGAAGTCGCCGGCGGCGGCGCGCTCATCGACATCGGCGTCCACGCCATCGACCTCGCGCTGTACTTCCTCGATTTCCCCGAGGTCGTCGAGGTGACCGGCCAGACCAGGGCGCAGTTCGGCGACCGCGACAAGTACTCCTTCATCGAGATGTGGGGCGAGGACATCGGGCCCGAGGGGTTCGACGTCGACGACTCCGCGAGCGCGTTCATCCGGTGTGCCGACGGCTCGACGGTCTCGCTGGAGGTGGCGTGGGCGACGAACCGCGAGAGCAGTCAGGACTTCGTCCTGCGGGGCACGGAGGCCGGCGCGAAGTTCGACAAGTCGACCGGCGACCTCACCGTCTACGAGTCGAGCGACGTCGGGACGGACCAGTTGACCGACGCGGAGGTCGAGACCCGCCCCAACGACGCGCACAAGTCCGAGCAGGAGGCGTTCCTCTCGGCCGTCGAGCGCGGCGAAGCGCCCGAGCGGAACACGATGGAGCAGGCCCTGACCGTCCAGCGCGTCATCGACGGCATCTATCGGTCCAGCGAGCGGGGCGAAGCCGTCTCGCTCCGCTCGGTCGAGGGCCCGGACGCGCAGGTCGAGTGA
- a CDS encoding S1C family serine protease has translation MKRKAVWVGLAVVVLTLLVAVAVPALAQLPTEEDVYAQEGAGNSTQQSACQYQQLYENTSPAVVQVLSDGGQGSGFVFAQDNGTSYVVTNEHVVAGVGPSGEVDEGERETDTVDVRFADGAVRSGNVTGTDVYTDLAVVQVNDTPEGVESIPVAEESPPIGQRVAALGSPFGLEGTMTHGIVSGVNRSMPTGAGFSIPDTVQTDASINPGNSGGPLVSCDGEVVGVNRAGGGDNIGFAVSPALVGRVVPELIDNGSYDHPYLGVGTVPVTPAVAEANGLNASEGVLVVGTASDGPADGVLVGSNDTETVDGQQVPVGGDVIVAVDGQTVASQESLGSYLARETAPGEEVELTVIRDGNRTTVNVTLGERPRAGTVMGSVAQPADATADIAARPP, from the coding sequence ATGAAACGGAAGGCGGTCTGGGTCGGCCTCGCGGTCGTGGTGCTCACGCTGCTCGTCGCCGTCGCGGTGCCGGCGCTGGCGCAGTTGCCGACGGAGGAGGACGTGTACGCACAGGAGGGAGCGGGGAACAGCACGCAGCAGTCGGCGTGCCAGTACCAACAGTTGTACGAAAACACCAGCCCGGCGGTCGTGCAGGTGCTGAGCGACGGCGGGCAGGGCTCGGGCTTCGTCTTCGCGCAGGACAACGGGACGAGCTACGTCGTGACGAACGAACACGTCGTCGCGGGCGTCGGCCCGAGCGGCGAAGTCGACGAGGGTGAGCGCGAGACCGACACCGTCGACGTCCGGTTCGCCGACGGGGCCGTCCGCTCCGGCAACGTCACGGGCACGGACGTGTACACCGACCTGGCCGTCGTGCAGGTGAACGACACGCCCGAGGGCGTCGAGTCCATCCCCGTGGCCGAGGAGAGCCCGCCGATCGGCCAGCGGGTCGCCGCGCTCGGCAGCCCGTTCGGGCTGGAGGGGACGATGACCCACGGCATCGTCAGCGGCGTCAACCGGTCGATGCCGACGGGTGCCGGGTTCTCGATCCCGGACACCGTCCAGACCGACGCGTCGATAAACCCTGGCAACAGCGGCGGCCCGCTCGTCAGCTGTGACGGCGAGGTCGTCGGCGTGAACCGCGCCGGCGGCGGGGACAACATCGGCTTCGCCGTCTCCCCGGCGCTGGTCGGGCGCGTCGTCCCCGAACTCATCGACAACGGGAGCTACGACCACCCGTACCTCGGTGTCGGGACCGTCCCGGTGACGCCCGCAGTGGCCGAGGCGAATGGCCTGAACGCGAGCGAGGGCGTGCTCGTCGTCGGAACCGCCTCCGACGGGCCGGCCGACGGCGTCCTCGTCGGGAGCAACGACACGGAAACGGTCGACGGGCAGCAGGTGCCCGTCGGCGGGGACGTTATCGTCGCAGTTGACGGCCAGACGGTCGCCTCCCAGGAGAGCCTCGGCAGCTACCTCGCCCGGGAGACGGCCCCCGGCGAGGAGGTGGAACTAACCGTGATCCGCGACGGTAACCGGACGACGGTGAACGTGACGCTCGGGGAGCGCCCCCGGGCGGGCACGGTGATGGGATCGGTCGCACAGCCTGCGGACGCGACGGCCGACATCGCCGCGCGACCCCCCTGA
- a CDS encoding DUF5305 domain-containing protein, which produces MSDLFPPRVRLVTARYGRELAVACVVLGVVALVAAGAVVATSDTDTVTESRNVQTVDTGVDTSAVVTDRDSVWEYESELENQARYLVNDTPVLTVTPTTRAPEGTEVTHRVALELRAVADEETFWRNETVLVEETTTAAGGTARTNATVDVRELDERLENTSQRLSNVGSLAVRLHVTTTYDTGDYAGELTADAPFRVTENAYWVDGDLSSSRRHSTPVTRETEAEPDYGLLLSLFGGSVGAFAVGAVLWRGREDAVDVGAIREEIHRRRHDEWISCGSIPMWVDKEHVQLDTLEDVVDVAIDGNQRVIYDQRSELYAVIDGDMIYYYSREGSWDQMAWPDVGAIDAGPAGEGPAGGDGAPGADAGAMMENAPDPDSDDAWEEL; this is translated from the coding sequence GTGAGCGATCTCTTCCCGCCGCGCGTCCGGCTGGTCACGGCCCGGTACGGCCGCGAACTCGCCGTCGCCTGCGTGGTACTGGGCGTCGTGGCGCTGGTCGCGGCCGGCGCGGTCGTCGCGACCTCGGACACCGACACCGTCACCGAGTCCCGGAACGTCCAGACCGTCGATACGGGGGTCGACACCAGCGCGGTCGTGACCGACCGGGACTCGGTGTGGGAGTACGAGTCCGAACTTGAGAACCAGGCGCGCTACCTCGTCAACGACACGCCCGTCCTCACCGTCACCCCGACCACGCGCGCGCCCGAAGGGACGGAGGTGACACACCGGGTCGCCCTCGAACTGCGGGCGGTCGCCGACGAGGAGACGTTCTGGCGCAACGAGACCGTGCTCGTCGAGGAGACGACGACCGCCGCCGGCGGCACCGCCCGGACGAACGCGACCGTCGACGTGCGCGAACTCGACGAGCGGCTCGAAAACACCTCCCAGCGGCTCTCGAACGTCGGGAGCCTCGCCGTCAGGCTCCACGTCACGACGACGTACGACACCGGCGACTACGCCGGCGAACTGACGGCGGACGCGCCGTTTCGCGTCACCGAGAACGCCTACTGGGTCGACGGCGACCTGTCGTCGTCCCGGCGGCACAGCACGCCGGTCACCCGCGAGACGGAGGCCGAACCCGACTACGGCCTCCTGCTGTCGCTGTTCGGCGGCAGCGTCGGCGCGTTCGCCGTCGGCGCGGTGCTCTGGCGGGGGCGCGAGGACGCCGTCGACGTCGGCGCGATCCGCGAGGAGATCCACCGCCGCCGCCACGACGAGTGGATCTCCTGTGGCTCGATCCCGATGTGGGTCGACAAGGAACACGTCCAGCTCGACACGCTCGAGGACGTCGTCGACGTCGCCATCGACGGGAACCAGCGCGTCATCTACGACCAGCGGTCGGAGCTGTACGCCGTCATCGACGGCGACATGATCTACTACTACTCCCGCGAGGGATCGTGGGACCAGATGGCGTGGCCGGACGTCGGCGCGATAGACGCCGGTCCGGCCGGCGAGGGGCCGGCGGGCGGCGACGGTGCCCCCGGTGCGGATGCGGGCGCGATGATGGAGAACGCCCCCGACCCGGACAGCGACGACGCCTGGGAGGAGCTGTAG
- a CDS encoding CARDB domain-containing protein codes for MRLNALAVVALLLAGLAVPTAAAVAVDDPETDDVGAISLAPHDGPNGAYATVEDGELAVELDDLNAEAVTTADRVFTVTADEEPLRVAVVHDSAAVTVYRGGNPADAIDSREDAVLLQPGESLAVGVEVDTRGRDDVSLSSVTVLALSPDGEAVDETEVDMGDLAGSGADESDFDGVDLADDALVFVDGRVDDRELTAGEAVTATTTVTNRKNRSVTVTVPFRVDGVTVDERQVRVGADASTTVTFERRFERAGEYALAVGDSDLGTVEVLERDGPSPAFAVSNASVGSDAAAVGESVTVTATVANDGAADGTFTAELVVDGVVVDSQRVTVPAGERRSVTFERAFRSEGRVDVDVSGTDAGTVAVGTDSADLIDPSTLQTSASGLAIGVPLLLGAAIVRRRRRKGL; via the coding sequence GTGCGACTCAACGCCCTTGCCGTCGTCGCCCTCCTTCTCGCGGGACTCGCAGTCCCGACGGCGGCCGCCGTCGCGGTCGACGACCCCGAGACCGACGACGTGGGGGCCATCTCCCTCGCGCCCCATGACGGGCCGAACGGCGCGTACGCGACCGTCGAGGACGGCGAACTCGCCGTCGAACTCGACGACCTGAACGCCGAGGCCGTCACCACCGCGGACCGCGTGTTCACCGTCACCGCCGACGAGGAACCGCTCCGCGTGGCGGTCGTCCACGACTCCGCGGCGGTTACCGTCTACCGCGGCGGGAATCCCGCCGACGCGATAGACAGCCGGGAGGACGCGGTCCTGCTCCAGCCCGGTGAGTCGCTGGCGGTGGGCGTCGAAGTCGACACGCGGGGCCGCGACGACGTGTCGCTGTCCTCGGTGACCGTCCTCGCGCTGTCGCCCGACGGCGAGGCGGTCGACGAGACGGAGGTCGACATGGGCGACCTGGCCGGCTCCGGCGCGGACGAGTCCGACTTCGACGGGGTCGACCTGGCCGACGACGCGCTCGTGTTCGTCGACGGACGCGTCGACGACCGCGAACTGACGGCCGGCGAGGCGGTCACGGCGACGACGACCGTCACGAACCGCAAGAACCGGAGCGTGACGGTGACGGTGCCGTTCCGGGTCGACGGGGTGACCGTCGACGAACGCCAGGTGCGGGTCGGTGCCGACGCGAGCACCACCGTGACGTTCGAGCGCCGGTTCGAGCGGGCCGGTGAGTACGCGCTCGCCGTCGGCGACAGCGACCTCGGGACGGTCGAGGTGCTGGAGCGGGACGGCCCGTCGCCGGCGTTCGCGGTGTCGAACGCGTCGGTCGGCTCCGACGCGGCCGCGGTCGGCGAGTCGGTCACGGTGACGGCGACGGTGGCCAACGACGGTGCGGCCGACGGCACGTTCACCGCGGAACTCGTCGTCGATGGGGTCGTCGTCGACAGCCAGCGGGTCACCGTCCCGGCCGGGGAGCGCCGCTCCGTGACGTTCGAGCGCGCGTTCCGGAGCGAAGGGCGCGTCGACGTCGACGTCAGCGGCACCGACGCGGGCACCGTGGCCGTCGGCACCGACAGCGCCGACCTGATTGACCCGTCGACGCTGCAAACCTCGGCGTCCGGGCTGGCGATCGGCGTGCCGCTGCTGCTCGGGGCCGCTATCGTCCGCCGGCGTCGGCGAAAAGGACTATAA
- a CDS encoding signal peptidase I — translation MTLRAAARSAVEVLLIVALVSLLLGQAIGQPILLGYVTTDSMESEIAAGDGFVVVPTAVTGDVEEGDVVVFEAQQLHGGGLTTHRVVDRTPEGYVTKGDNNPFTDQDGGEPPVSDRQIRAKALQVGGSVVTIPHLGTAVDGVRGVVTDVTGTASSSDSVGGVLLVAGAVLFVVAGLTGAKKRPTTRERSRPNVLDRRLLFGLLLLVVVVPTTAAMTMPSGTTEYAVLGAEQTGDDPLIVEPGGETTVEYRIANDGMVPTVAVVDPASDGVTVADRRATVESGGTATTDLTLQGPATQGVTYRDVSERRYVAVLPAGLLVALHDIHPWVAIAAVDGVVVSAVTLLVALGVGLRDQRLRSAGSDRSVTDRLRRRLGL, via the coding sequence GTGACCCTCCGCGCCGCCGCCAGAAGTGCCGTCGAAGTCCTCCTGATCGTCGCGCTCGTCTCCCTCCTGCTCGGGCAGGCGATCGGGCAGCCGATCCTGCTCGGGTACGTGACGACCGACAGCATGGAGTCGGAGATCGCGGCGGGCGACGGGTTCGTGGTCGTGCCGACGGCGGTGACGGGCGACGTCGAGGAGGGCGACGTGGTCGTGTTCGAGGCCCAGCAGCTCCACGGCGGCGGCCTGACGACTCACCGCGTCGTCGACCGGACCCCGGAGGGGTACGTGACGAAGGGCGACAACAACCCCTTCACCGACCAGGACGGGGGTGAGCCGCCGGTCTCCGACCGGCAGATACGCGCGAAGGCGCTGCAGGTCGGCGGCAGCGTCGTCACCATCCCCCATCTCGGCACGGCCGTCGACGGCGTCCGGGGGGTCGTCACCGACGTCACGGGGACGGCGTCGTCGAGCGACAGCGTCGGCGGGGTGCTCCTCGTGGCCGGCGCGGTGCTTTTCGTCGTCGCCGGGCTCACCGGGGCGAAGAAGCGGCCGACGACCCGGGAACGGAGCCGCCCCAACGTGCTCGACCGGCGGTTGCTGTTCGGCCTCCTCCTGCTCGTGGTCGTCGTGCCGACGACGGCGGCGATGACGATGCCCTCGGGGACGACCGAGTACGCGGTGCTGGGGGCCGAACAGACGGGCGACGACCCGCTTATCGTCGAACCCGGCGGCGAGACCACCGTCGAGTACCGGATCGCGAACGACGGCATGGTGCCGACGGTGGCCGTGGTCGACCCGGCCAGCGACGGCGTGACCGTCGCGGACCGCCGGGCGACGGTGGAAAGCGGCGGCACCGCGACGACGGACCTCACCCTGCAGGGGCCGGCGACCCAGGGCGTCACCTACCGCGACGTGTCCGAGCGTCGGTACGTCGCGGTCCTCCCGGCGGGCCTGCTCGTGGCGCTCCACGACATCCACCCGTGGGTCGCCATCGCGGCCGTCGACGGCGTCGTCGTCTCGGCGGTGACGCTGCTCGTGGCGCTTGGCGTCGGCCTGCGGGACCAGCGGCTGCGGTCCGCCGGGAGCGACCGGTCAGTGACCGACCGACTCAGACGCCGACTTGGACTGTGA
- a CDS encoding sugar phosphate isomerase/epimerase family protein — protein MEIGVHTPPLYGEPLSDALAYLNGIGVDAVEPGVGGHPGDTHLPRAEYLDDEEAQAELKGLLSEHDMHISALATHNNPIHPDEATAEEADRELREAIELAAQLDVDAVTTFSGLPAGGPNDEVPNWITAPWPNEHAEALEYQWEEVAVPYWSEIAEFADDHGVNVAIEMHPNMLVYEPHGLLRLREATNERIGANFDPSHLYWQGIDVTDAVRLLGERDAIHHFHAKDTKVYDANAREKGVLDTTPYTDEADRSWLFRSIGYGHGEEHWKDLVSTLRMVGYDGTLSIEHEDSLTSSREGLEKAVDVLSRAVFQTTPGDAHWV, from the coding sequence ATGGAGATCGGCGTCCACACACCACCGCTGTACGGCGAACCGCTGTCCGACGCGCTGGCGTATCTGAACGGTATCGGCGTCGACGCCGTCGAGCCCGGCGTCGGCGGCCACCCGGGCGACACGCACCTCCCGCGGGCCGAGTACCTCGACGACGAGGAGGCCCAGGCGGAACTGAAGGGGCTGCTGTCCGAACACGACATGCACATCAGCGCGCTCGCGACGCACAACAACCCCATCCACCCGGACGAGGCGACCGCGGAGGAAGCCGACCGCGAACTGCGCGAGGCCATCGAACTGGCCGCCCAGCTCGACGTGGACGCCGTCACGACGTTCTCCGGGCTGCCGGCCGGCGGGCCGAACGACGAGGTGCCCAACTGGATCACCGCGCCGTGGCCCAACGAGCACGCGGAGGCCCTGGAGTACCAGTGGGAGGAGGTCGCGGTCCCGTACTGGTCGGAGATAGCCGAGTTCGCCGACGACCACGGGGTGAACGTCGCCATCGAGATGCACCCGAACATGCTCGTGTACGAGCCCCACGGCCTGCTGCGGCTGCGGGAGGCGACCAACGAGCGGATCGGCGCGAACTTCGACCCCTCCCACCTCTACTGGCAGGGGATCGACGTGACCGACGCCGTCCGCCTGCTCGGCGAGCGCGACGCGATCCACCACTTCCACGCCAAAGACACGAAGGTGTACGACGCCAACGCCCGCGAGAAGGGCGTGCTCGACACGACCCCCTACACCGACGAGGCCGACCGCTCGTGGCTGTTCCGCTCGATCGGCTACGGCCACGGCGAGGAACACTGGAAGGACCTCGTCTCGACGCTCCGCATGGTCGGCTACGACGGGACGCTCTCGATCGAACACGAGGACTCGCTGACGAGTTCCCGGGAAGGGCTGGAGAAGGCCGTCGACGTGCTCTCGCGGGCCGTCTTCCAGACGACCCCCGGCGACGCCCACTGGGTCTAG
- a CDS encoding DUF7344 domain-containing protein, producing MATQGGGLSDKDELFSILSNHRRRYTIQFCKQEEGAVTLSDLAEQVAAWEEEKTVSEITSAERKRVYTSLQQTHLPTLADAGMIEYEDHEIELTDAADELDVYMDVVPEDSIPWGVYYLGLSVVGGGVLGAVGLGLLPTEPIPELGWAAVVLGLFAVSAVVHIVQNRRMRLGEMERPP from the coding sequence ATGGCGACGCAAGGCGGTGGCCTATCCGACAAGGACGAACTCTTCTCGATCCTGAGCAACCACCGCCGTCGCTACACGATCCAGTTCTGCAAGCAGGAGGAGGGGGCAGTGACGCTGTCGGACCTGGCCGAGCAAGTCGCCGCGTGGGAGGAGGAAAAGACCGTCTCTGAGATCACCTCCGCCGAGCGCAAGCGTGTCTACACGTCGCTTCAGCAGACGCACCTGCCGACGCTTGCGGACGCGGGGATGATCGAGTACGAGGACCACGAGATCGAACTCACCGATGCCGCCGACGAGTTGGACGTGTACATGGACGTCGTACCGGAGGACTCCATCCCGTGGGGCGTGTACTACCTGGGTCTCTCCGTCGTGGGCGGCGGTGTGCTGGGGGCCGTCGGTCTCGGACTCCTCCCGACGGAACCGATCCCGGAACTCGGCTGGGCGGCGGTCGTGCTCGGCCTCTTCGCCGTATCGGCTGTCGTCCACATCGTACAGAACCGTCGGATGCGACTGGGCGAGATGGAGCGACCGCCGTGA